The Mytilus edulis chromosome 4, xbMytEdul2.2, whole genome shotgun sequence nucleotide sequence TCATTATTTCTTGTTATAGGTTGAGAATTTAGTTGTTGCATAGTCAGATAgtcaaaaatacaaatgtatcaacATTTTGTCACATAATTATTATactttatttctatatttcagGTGAGCGAGTACTTAACTATGGTACAGAAAAGATGGCCTCCATGATAGTTGTCAACTCTCATCTGGAAACATTGGTGGCTGCACTGAAAAATTTCTTGACCTTAAGTGCTCCGTACAAGCACTTGATATACGCTGGTCACTTCTTCTCTGGTAATGGAGCTTGGGTGTTACAGGATGACACTTTCTCTATTGCAAGCTTCGCTCAAATGTGTAAAGATAAAGAAATTGAGGATGCGATGAAACAACAAAATGGTGGACAGATTAATTTCTACTTCAGCAAAGGAGGTGAATGGAAAACTGACAGCTTAAAGAAATTAGAAGTTTTCAAAAACACTGTTGTAAAAGTTCGTTCTGATGAAAAATCTTTAGATAATGTTCATGGTGTATTGCAATTTACTGCCTACATTGCTAGCTTTATTAATGCTAAAACTTCAGAAGATTTGTTGAGAACATCCGATGTTGTAGGAAGTATAAGATTTAATAAGCCTACGCTATATATCTTCCCTGGAAGTGAAGGAGATTCGTCATTGTTTGGAGTTAGTGGCTTTAATCTTTTGATAAATGGTGGATACAGTAGAAAAGCTTGTTTCTGGGACCTTACCAGACATCTAGATCGTATTGATGCTTTTCTCATGACACATTTAGGTACTGATAATGTATTGGGAATAAGCACCTTGTTGAAGCGGAAGAGTACAGAATATATTCATCCAGAAATAGGTCATATGTATTTGAATGGTTCGGACAAGGTCAGTCATTCAGCAGTAGTCAATGGTCAAGCAGATAAGGAACCTAGTTTATGCATCAATTTGTCCGATGAAGGAAGTAGATTAATAGAATATGCAAAACAACTTGGACATGTTCCACAACAATGCACACGTCCAATGACTTCACAGCCATTACAGCCGATTAATCTTTATCACAAAGTAGGTCACGGATCATTGAATATGTATGTCTTGAATCCCGTCTCTGATAGTAAAGAATTAAAAGACTTTTATCAACATTGGAACAAGCACCTGTCTGAACATGGTTCTCTGCACCAGATACCAATTCAGAACCAGTTGTCAGTATGTACACTTCTTGTCTGGCAACCAGCAGATCCAAATGAAAAAATTACTAGAATTTTCTTTCCTGGGAATGCACCCCAGTACAAACTTTTAGAAGGATTAGAAAAAATGAAGCACCTAGATATATTGAAACATGCATCTTGTACTGCAAAGGATTTGGAAAGTAAACCAACCTCTACAACAAAAAGGAATTCTTTGGCTGCACGTCCTGCTCCAAGTAAACCCCCTGTAAAATCAGCTGAACCGGCCACTGCTAGAAGTTCAAAACCTGTAAGTGAAGTTAGACGAACATCAGAATTGAGAGCCTCAGCAGATAAGAAAACATCAGaagtaaaatcttcatttgaaCGCAAAAAGCCTGAACCGAAAAAAGAGGAAAGCAAACCACCACCCTCTAAACCAAGAGTCCCAACAGCATCCTCTTTAAGGGCAGATAAAGGTTCAAAAGAGGATGAGAATAAGAAGACAGCAAAGAAAGATGATAAAGCAAGTAAGCCAACAAAAACTGCTCCTGCTGCTAAGACAGCAACAAAGGCAAAGACTGAGACTAAGGCTAAAAAGGAATCCCCTACCAAAGCACCAGAAAAACCTGTAGAAAAAGTGGAGGAAGAAGTGAAAGAAAAGGTAGAGGAAAAAGAAGAGAAGAAAGAAGTTGTTGAAGAAGTGCCAATTGTTGAGGAACCACCTGTAGCTGTTGTTGAGCCAATGCAGGAATCGTCATTACTGGATCTATCTCCTAATGAACCAGTTGTTGATCTTTCTCCTAATGAACCAGTTGTTGATACTGGATTAGCAACAGATACTGGTGCTAGTGAAGTAAAGGAGGCATCACCAGAGCCACTACCTAACCCTACTGATGAGTATGACCAATCGAATACCTCCTCTCCTGATGACCTTGACTTGATGGGAATTGGAGGAGCTGAAATGGGAAATAAGATGATGGAGAGTTTCCATGAAGGTTACAATGGAGGAGATTTAATGTCAAACGGAACACCTACTGAGGAACAGGGGCAGAACTTGAATAATTTTGGAATATATGATGACAACGTAGATGTCCAGCCAGAAGCTCTACCAGAACCTGTTGAATACCCTGCACAGGAAGCTTTCTCACAACCTGATATGATCCCAGTTAACGATAGAAAGAGTAATGAGGAGAAACCTCTGATATCTGGAATGGCACCCATTGAACCTGATGTTGTACAAGGTCTTGAACCAGAGGTAGATCTGACTGCAGCCACTACATCAACTCCGCTAGATGATAAACCTCCATTTGATTTTGATTCCTCCGAAAAATCTATCCCATCAGCTGACAGTGAACCGCTACAACCAACAACACAAGACCCAATGCAGAAGTCATTGTATGGTGATGATATACCAGATCAAGGTTCAGAGGCATTTGAATCATTGACAAATTCTGAATCTTTGATGTCCAGCAAAGCAGCTGACATTGCAGAACTTGACCAAACATCAGAAGATTTGATGCAAAAAAGTATGACTACTAGCCAAGAAATGGATCACCATGAAGAAGATAATGCTATGGAGAGGGAAATACAGGGAGATAATCCACCTGATGTAGTACAAGTACAGGAAAAATTTGAAGATGAAGATATTGTGGaatcacaaaataaaatacaagagaATATTATTGAATCACAAGGCAGGATGCA carries:
- the LOC139521198 gene encoding microtubule-associated protein futsch-like isoform X1 is translated as MMETDTQADADGSNLRQVSTAVLLIVGEPATADHKNLILGEITKGFRCWDCEDVDINDELAHIANAAELGVEGPNDSEGICERVLNYGTEKMASMIVVNSHLETLVAALKNFLTLSAPYKHLIYAGHFFSGNGAWVLQDDTFSIASFAQMCKDKEIEDAMKQQNGGQINFYFSKGGEWKTDSLKKLEVFKNTVVKVRSDEKSLDNVHGVLQFTAYIASFINAKTSEDLLRTSDVVGSIRFNKPTLYIFPGSEGDSSLFGVSGFNLLINGGYSRKACFWDLTRHLDRIDAFLMTHLGTDNVLGISTLLKRKSTEYIHPEIGHMYLNGSDKVSHSAVVNGQADKEPSLCINLSDEGSRLIEYAKQLGHVPQQCTRPMTSQPLQPINLYHKVGHGSLNMYVLNPVSDSKELKDFYQHWNKHLSEHGSLHQIPIQNQLSVCTLLVWQPADPNEKITRIFFPGNAPQYKLLEGLEKMKHLDILKHASCTAKDLESKPTSTTKRNSLAARPAPSKPPVKSAEPATARSSKPVSEVRRTSELRASADKKTSEVKSSFERKKPEPKKEESKPPPSKPRVPTASSLRADKGSKEDENKKTAKKDDKASKPTKTAPAAKTATKAKTETKAKKESPTKAPEKPVEKVEEEVKEKVEEKEEKKEVVEEVPIVEEPPVAVVEPMQESSLLDLSPNEPVVDLSPNEPVVDTGLATDTGASEVKEASPEPLPNPTDEYDQSNTSSPDDLDLMGIGGAEMGNKMMESFHEGYNGGDLMSNGTPTEEQGQNLNNFGIYDDNVDVQPEALPEPVEYPAQEAFSQPDMIPVNDRKSNEEKPLISGMAPIEPDVVQGLEPEVDLTAATTSTPLDDKPPFDFDSSEKSIPSADSEPLQPTTQDPMQKSLYGDDIPDQGSEAFESLTNSESLMSSKAADIAELDQTSEDLMQKSMTTSQEMDHHEEDNAMEREIQGDNPPDVVQVQEKFEDEDIVESQNKIQENIIESQGRMQETIGEVDEDEISPDENDSQVDVSERNLDGLEDNKGQLDEEKVDDESPYAFENKAFTQGAEANEKESSPEPKEEKDFDLTEPEVKGQDEICDEGSISPDEGVVEDKFAEEEEDYLHDDDKDLTYGKQSGVGIEVHEEEDEEQQVKESLDGTHEQYNDSLEVSNIPEAFEKDETPDPKEILTGGGVETLSEKETPEERPLESMDPYDPFCSGSPTMPSMQTSDPFAQYEEQRSSSESPSEEVKPVNGLSFDPYAPQSQSPFGEAAFKENMEAEEVEKKLSTNPFDPEAEWGKPMGLPSPPPPDAGAKPPAGNGKPSSAKKTAKPDPAKNGVKKDPLATSRAKAKLDTSSNGPSSKLNTTRTRPASAAEPKSKPSTSLGKRPSTSTGSSRASPAVKTPPLPPFTPFYVDLTYIPNHGNPSYSDIEFFKRVRARYYVLSSLSPNPQTLTALMEAKETWDNKNSEVTLIPTYDNDTLRHWMGLNRDKLSELNIDVGPSASRCTIHLQDHETSCSAYRLEF
- the LOC139521198 gene encoding microtubule-associated protein futsch-like isoform X2 is translated as MMETDTQADADGSNLRQVSTAVLLIVGEPATADHKNLILGEITKGFRCWDCEDVDINDELAHIANAAELGVEGPNGERVLNYGTEKMASMIVVNSHLETLVAALKNFLTLSAPYKHLIYAGHFFSGNGAWVLQDDTFSIASFAQMCKDKEIEDAMKQQNGGQINFYFSKGGEWKTDSLKKLEVFKNTVVKVRSDEKSLDNVHGVLQFTAYIASFINAKTSEDLLRTSDVVGSIRFNKPTLYIFPGSEGDSSLFGVSGFNLLINGGYSRKACFWDLTRHLDRIDAFLMTHLGTDNVLGISTLLKRKSTEYIHPEIGHMYLNGSDKVSHSAVVNGQADKEPSLCINLSDEGSRLIEYAKQLGHVPQQCTRPMTSQPLQPINLYHKVGHGSLNMYVLNPVSDSKELKDFYQHWNKHLSEHGSLHQIPIQNQLSVCTLLVWQPADPNEKITRIFFPGNAPQYKLLEGLEKMKHLDILKHASCTAKDLESKPTSTTKRNSLAARPAPSKPPVKSAEPATARSSKPVSEVRRTSELRASADKKTSEVKSSFERKKPEPKKEESKPPPSKPRVPTASSLRADKGSKEDENKKTAKKDDKASKPTKTAPAAKTATKAKTETKAKKESPTKAPEKPVEKVEEEVKEKVEEKEEKKEVVEEVPIVEEPPVAVVEPMQESSLLDLSPNEPVVDLSPNEPVVDTGLATDTGASEVKEASPEPLPNPTDEYDQSNTSSPDDLDLMGIGGAEMGNKMMESFHEGYNGGDLMSNGTPTEEQGQNLNNFGIYDDNVDVQPEALPEPVEYPAQEAFSQPDMIPVNDRKSNEEKPLISGMAPIEPDVVQGLEPEVDLTAATTSTPLDDKPPFDFDSSEKSIPSADSEPLQPTTQDPMQKSLYGDDIPDQGSEAFESLTNSESLMSSKAADIAELDQTSEDLMQKSMTTSQEMDHHEEDNAMEREIQGDNPPDVVQVQEKFEDEDIVESQNKIQENIIESQGRMQETIGEVDEDEISPDENDSQVDVSERNLDGLEDNKGQLDEEKVDDESPYAFENKAFTQGAEANEKESSPEPKEEKDFDLTEPEVKGQDEICDEGSISPDEGVVEDKFAEEEEDYLHDDDKDLTYGKQSGVGIEVHEEEDEEQQVKESLDGTHEQYNDSLEVSNIPEAFEKDETPDPKEILTGGGVETLSEKETPEERPLESMDPYDPFCSGSPTMPSMQTSDPFAQYEEQRSSSESPSEEVKPVNGLSFDPYAPQSQSPFGEAAFKENMEAEEVEKKLSTNPFDPEAEWGKPMGLPSPPPPDAGAKPPAGNGKPSSAKKTAKPDPAKNGVKKDPLATSRAKAKLDTSSNGPSSKLNTTRTRPASAAEPKSKPSTSLGKRPSTSTGSSRASPAVKTPPLPPFTPFYVDLTYIPNHGNPSYSDIEFFKRVRARYYVLSSLSPNPQTLTALMEAKETWDNKNSEVTLIPTYDNDTLRHWMGLNRDKLSELNIDVGPSASRCTIHLQDHETSCSAYRLEF